In Syntrophales bacterium, one DNA window encodes the following:
- a CDS encoding sugar phosphate nucleotidyltransferase: MILQKENTSVIILCGGKGGRLKAVSSNMPKALVDVDGKPFIRILMDDLLQYGFKHFILCVGYLKEQVQEYFAETHYHVEFSEEDKPLGTGGALKRAASLIKSSSFLVVNGDSICRTDYAELFNFHYAKEGLLTVVLVRPQQGRDYGVVNIDSNQQITSFMEKVESGGMGFINAGIYLMQRDLVRHMPQEKRFSLEYDFFPNIIDLGCYGFVTDGDLIDIGTPGRLLRARKYFAG, from the coding sequence ATGATACTTCAAAAAGAAAACACAAGTGTTATTATTCTCTGCGGAGGGAAAGGAGGGAGACTGAAAGCAGTCAGCAGTAATATGCCAAAAGCATTAGTTGATGTCGATGGTAAACCATTCATTAGAATACTGATGGATGATCTTCTGCAATACGGTTTTAAACACTTTATCTTGTGTGTTGGTTATTTAAAGGAACAGGTACAGGAATATTTTGCTGAGACACATTATCATGTGGAGTTTTCCGAGGAAGATAAACCTTTAGGAACCGGTGGAGCTCTCAAAAGAGCAGCATCGCTGATAAAGAGTTCGTCATTTTTAGTTGTAAACGGAGACTCGATATGTAGAACGGATTATGCAGAACTCTTTAATTTTCATTATGCAAAAGAGGGTCTTCTGACAGTTGTGCTGGTCAGACCACAGCAGGGCAGAGATTATGGAGTTGTTAATATAGATAGCAACCAGCAAATAACGAGCTTTATGGAAAAAGTTGAAAGTGGCGGGATGGGATTCATCAATGCGGGCATATATCTTATGCAACGGGACCTCGTACGGCACATGCCTCAAGAAAAACGTTTTTCCCTGGAATATGATTTCTTCCCCAATATCATTGATCTTGGTTGTTACGGATTCGTTACTGACGGCGATTTGATTGATATTGGAACACCAGGGCGGCTCTTAAGAGCTCGGAAATATTTTGCCGGATAA